Part of the Faecalibacterium duncaniae genome, AGACAGGGGCTTGATATAGTTCCCACTGTCCATGAGGGGGCTGCTGTCCGGCAGATGGAAAAGCGTGGTATCCAGACGAATATCGGCAACCTGAACCGGGAAATCAGAGCCGCCAACCGCCTGATGAAGTCCATCCGGCAGCTTATCCAAAACCTCAAAGGCTGGATTACCGAGCTGGGTGAAAAACGGAAAGAGCTGCTTGCACAAAAAGCGGCGGAGGAAGCAACGCTTCTTCCCAATCTGCTGATGAAGTATATGGAGATACGAAAGGAAGAACGGAAGGACTGGACAAGGGCTGGACAAAACCGGGGAACTTCACAGGACTTAAAGGCAGTCAGCGAAGCCCTGTCCTATCTCCGGCAAAAGGGGCTTTCCACTGTGGAGGACTTGGAAGCATTTCTGGAATCTTCCGGGAAATCAGCCGCAGATTACCGCAATCAGATGAAGCCAAAGGAAGCCCGAAGCAAAGTGATTGACGGGATTCTTGCCAGCCGGACAGACTGCAAGGAATGTGAGCCTGTCTATGAGAAGTACCAGAAGATATTTTTTAAGAAAACAAAGGAGAAATTCAAACAGGAACACCCGGAGGTCGCCCGGTATGAGAAAGCCGCCGCCTACCTTGCCAAGCACCCGGACGATAAGGACAGCACCCAAAAGGAGCTGAAAGAGGAGCAGGAAAAACTTGTCGGCGAAATCGCAGAGCTGAAAGAACCTTTGACCGAGGTACAGGCTGATTTGAAGAAACTGCGGGACATCCGCTACTGGGTACGGAAAGCCACACCCGGCACAGAGGAAAGCAAAGAGCCGCCCAAGAAACAG contains:
- the mobQ gene encoding MobQ family relaxase, which produces MPCPHNEITIVQRSQRQSAVAAAAYQSGEKLFCEYDQQVKHYPEKRGIVHNEILLPANAPPEYADRNTLWNAAEAVEKQWNSQLARRWVLTIPREIPPDQYAVLVREFCQKQFVSKGMIADFAIHDPHPPGHNPHAHVLLTMRAIDEHGKWLPKSRKVYDLDESGERIKLPSGRWKSHKEDTVDWNDQKYCEIWRHEWEVIQNRYLEANDRPERVDLRSYARQGLDIVPTVHEGAAVRQMEKRGIQTNIGNLNREIRAANRLMKSIRQLIQNLKGWITELGEKRKELLAQKAAEEATLLPNLLMKYMEIRKEERKDWTRAGQNRGTSQDLKAVSEALSYLRQKGLSTVEDLEAFLESSGKSAADYRNQMKPKEARSKVIDGILASRTDCKECEPVYEKYQKIFFKKTKEKFKQEHPEVARYEKAAAYLAKHPDDKDSTQKELKEEQEKLVGEIAELKEPLTEVQADLKKLRDIRYWVRKATPGTEESKEPPKKQPIKEVLQDKADEKKAQRTAPAQTKHRQQDMEL